Proteins from a genomic interval of Ignavibacteria bacterium:
- the guaB gene encoding IMP dehydrogenase, with protein sequence MKNNDKISELAITFDDVLLVPSKSTVLPREVDLKTRLTKNIELNIPILSAAMDTVTENEMAIALAREGGIGIIHKNMSIERQASEVDKVKRSESGMILNPVTLTSDKTIGEALRMMEQFQISGFPVIDNNGMLIGILTNRDLRFDPDLNAKVGDIMTKTNLITAPVGTNLEQAEKILQRFKIEKLPVVDKNGKIKGLITFKDIIKRRKFPFACKDKFGRLRAGAAVGIAADTLDRVGELVKAGVDVVIVDTAHGHSQGVVDMVKKIKKRFDVDLIAGNVATGEATYDLIEAGADGVKVGIGAGSICTTRVIAGVGVPQMTAIIECAKMAQRYKIPVIADGGLKQTGDVPKAIAGGADSVMIGGMFAGTDESPGEKVLYEGRSFKVYRGMGSLEAMKEGSKDRYFQDVEDDIKKLVPEGIEGIVPAKGPIGDTIYQLIGGLRAGMGYCGAKNIKEMKYKTRFVRITNAGLKESHPHDIRITKEAPNYSIK encoded by the coding sequence ATGAAAAATAATGATAAAATTTCTGAGTTAGCGATTACGTTTGATGACGTATTGTTAGTCCCCTCAAAATCTACAGTTTTACCTCGCGAAGTTGACCTAAAAACACGACTTACCAAAAACATCGAACTTAACATTCCGATTCTATCTGCGGCGATGGATACCGTTACCGAAAATGAAATGGCTATAGCGCTTGCCCGAGAGGGCGGCATCGGCATAATTCACAAAAATATGTCAATCGAAAGACAGGCAAGTGAAGTCGATAAAGTTAAACGAAGCGAGAGCGGAATGATTTTAAATCCGGTTACACTTACATCCGATAAAACAATTGGCGAAGCTCTGCGAATGATGGAGCAGTTTCAAATTTCAGGTTTTCCGGTTATAGATAATAACGGAATGCTGATTGGAATATTAACAAACCGCGATTTAAGGTTCGACCCTGACTTAAACGCTAAGGTCGGCGATATCATGACCAAGACAAATTTAATCACAGCGCCTGTCGGTACAAACCTCGAGCAAGCAGAAAAAATTCTTCAAAGATTTAAAATAGAAAAGCTACCCGTTGTTGATAAGAATGGAAAGATAAAGGGTCTCATTACATTTAAAGACATTATTAAGCGCAGAAAATTTCCTTTTGCATGCAAAGATAAATTCGGACGCCTGCGCGCAGGCGCGGCTGTCGGAATTGCTGCCGATACGCTTGACCGTGTTGGCGAGCTTGTGAAAGCCGGAGTCGATGTTGTGATTGTCGATACCGCTCACGGGCATTCGCAGGGTGTTGTCGATATGGTGAAGAAAATTAAAAAACGGTTTGACGTTGACTTGATTGCAGGTAACGTTGCAACAGGCGAGGCGACTTATGACTTAATTGAGGCAGGTGCCGATGGAGTGAAAGTCGGAATCGGCGCAGGTTCAATCTGCACGACACGTGTTATCGCAGGGGTTGGTGTTCCGCAGATGACAGCGATTATTGAGTGTGCAAAGATGGCACAAAGATATAAAATTCCTGTCATCGCTGACGGGGGCTTAAAACAGACGGGCGATGTTCCGAAAGCAATTGCAGGCGGGGCGGACTCGGTTATGATTGGCGGTATGTTCGCCGGAACTGATGAGTCACCGGGCGAGAAAGTTTTATATGAAGGACGTTCGTTCAAAGTATACCGCGGAATGGGCTCGCTTGAAGCAATGAAAGAGGGAAGTAAGGACAGGTATTTTCAGGATGTAGAAGACGACATTAAAAAACTTGTTCCTGAAGGTATCGAAGGAATTGTTCCTGCAAAAGGTCCGATTGGTGATACGATTTATCAGCTTATCGGCGGATTGCGTGCAGGAATGGGTTATTGCGGCGCAAAGAACATAAAGGAAATGAAATACAAAACCCGTTTCGTTCGGATAACAAACGCCGGATTAAAAGAATCACATCCTCACGACATCCGCATAACAAAAGAAGCCCCGAATTATTCAATAAAATAA
- a CDS encoding zinc-dependent metalloprotease, with translation MKKIILILVLLISGSTYGQQASFSQFFTINSSSSPVFNELNQYADDYKIISVNISDKNSILNTKPENINVNFPVSSTESINITLQKFNVFTHDAKVVEKSSEGETEADVKNSFVAYTGNIPGFENSLVTLTIGNDEVRGILITKSATFVLGKIKDNRTSENDYVFYQANKMKVNNPFICYAGEDNISADVGKKLQEMRDSEMGNNILTAKIALEIDNFTYSMYNSSTVNVTNYVMSIMSTVSAIYLREARVKLEVPYIRIWTTADPYTATTSNAYLNQFRTQWNSTQQGVQRTVAHMISRKFGGLGGIAWLNVLCASTSTGMGYGYSNTTGTVSNFPVYSWDIMVVAHELGHNFGSPHTHSCSWPGGAIDSCYEVEGSCYSGPPIARVGTIMSYCHLTAAGIDLDKGFGPLPKELIRLRAESAPCMTTASEQIILSYPVANLQLGVNSSCRIMWVTAAAGGTVNLFFSSDNGNNWNPIASNVNADLGFYNWTAPYIATSNQCKIRIVNSSNPSIADTSDAFTVKFQFSSFGIVTPTQFTQIQTSPNNSTLVHFIWTKPGTLSGFTYKLRLRKAGNNPDYEYTSNNNGNDTIASLRISQLDSLAAAIGTVGDSVWISSRAWVFTSLDSSQTNNTIIVSLKRTSVGIQQISELIPDKFALYHNYPNPFNPTTNIKFDVPELSNVKISIYDINGREIATLVNNQMNPGSYTADWNATNISSGIYFYRMTTDKFVETRKMMLIK, from the coding sequence ATGAAAAAAATCATTCTTATTTTAGTGCTGCTGATTTCCGGAAGTACATATGGTCAGCAGGCATCATTTTCACAATTCTTTACAATTAATTCTTCGTCAAGTCCTGTATTTAATGAATTAAATCAATATGCGGATGATTATAAAATCATCAGTGTAAACATTTCCGATAAAAATTCAATTTTAAATACGAAACCCGAAAACATTAACGTTAATTTTCCTGTTTCTTCAACTGAGTCAATAAATATCACTCTTCAAAAATTCAATGTTTTTACTCATGATGCAAAAGTCGTGGAAAAATCTTCTGAAGGTGAAACTGAAGCTGATGTTAAAAACAGCTTTGTTGCATATACCGGAAATATACCGGGATTTGAAAATTCCCTCGTTACCCTAACAATCGGCAATGATGAGGTAAGAGGTATTTTAATTACTAAATCTGCGACGTTTGTATTGGGGAAAATTAAAGACAACCGCACTTCTGAAAACGATTATGTTTTTTATCAGGCAAATAAAATGAAGGTTAACAATCCTTTCATTTGTTATGCAGGAGAAGATAACATAAGCGCTGATGTCGGGAAAAAATTACAAGAAATGCGCGATAGCGAAATGGGTAATAATATTCTTACCGCAAAAATTGCGCTTGAGATAGATAATTTTACTTATTCAATGTATAACAGCTCCACGGTTAACGTAACTAATTATGTTATGTCTATTATGTCAACCGTTTCTGCTATTTACCTGAGAGAAGCGCGGGTGAAACTCGAAGTACCTTATATAAGAATCTGGACTACTGCAGACCCTTATACCGCGACTACATCAAATGCGTATCTTAACCAGTTCAGAACACAATGGAATTCTACGCAGCAAGGTGTTCAAAGAACCGTTGCACATATGATTTCAAGAAAATTTGGCGGATTGGGAGGGATTGCCTGGTTAAATGTGTTATGCGCTTCGACATCAACAGGAATGGGATACGGTTACAGCAACACAACGGGAACTGTCAGCAACTTCCCGGTTTATTCATGGGATATAATGGTAGTTGCACACGAACTTGGTCATAACTTCGGCTCACCTCATACCCATAGCTGCAGCTGGCCAGGCGGTGCAATTGATTCATGCTATGAAGTAGAAGGAAGTTGTTATTCAGGACCTCCGATTGCAAGAGTCGGCACGATAATGAGCTATTGCCATTTAACTGCAGCAGGTATTGACCTTGATAAAGGATTCGGTCCGTTGCCAAAAGAGCTTATAAGATTGAGAGCTGAATCAGCTCCCTGCATGACAACTGCCTCAGAGCAAATTATTCTATCTTATCCGGTTGCTAATTTACAATTGGGAGTCAATAGTTCTTGCAGAATTATGTGGGTTACAGCTGCAGCAGGTGGAACGGTTAACCTGTTCTTTTCATCCGATAACGGAAATAACTGGAACCCAATTGCTTCCAATGTAAATGCAGATTTAGGATTTTATAACTGGACTGCTCCTTATATTGCAACGTCTAATCAGTGTAAAATCAGAATTGTTAATTCATCTAATCCATCAATTGCAGACACAAGCGATGCTTTTACTGTAAAATTCCAATTTTCATCTTTCGGAATTGTTACACCGACACAGTTTACACAAATACAAACATCTCCGAATAACTCAACATTGGTTCATTTTATCTGGACAAAACCGGGCACACTTTCGGGATTCACATATAAACTGAGATTAAGAAAAGCAGGAAACAATCCAGACTATGAATACACAAGCAACAATAATGGAAATGATACAATAGCAAGTTTAAGAATCAGCCAGTTGGATTCACTCGCAGCAGCAATCGGAACGGTTGGTGATTCCGTATGGATTTCAAGCAGGGCATGGGTATTTACAAGTCTCGACTCCAGTCAAACCAACAATACCATAATCGTTTCTCTTAAGAGAACAAGCGTTGGCATTCAGCAAATTTCGGAATTAATACCTGATAAGTTTGCGTTATATCATAACTATCCGAATCCTTTTAATCCGACTACAAATATTAAATTTGATGTTCCTGAATTATCAAATGTAAAAATAAGCATCTATGACATAAACGGAAGAGAAATTGCAACATTGGTGAATAATCAAATGAATCCGGGCAGTTATACTGCCGACTGGAACGCAACAAATATTTCATCAGGAATTTACTTCTACAGAATGACGACCGACAAATTTGTTGAGACACGGAAAATGATGTTGATTAAATAA
- a CDS encoding MutH/Sau3AI family endonuclease has product MITRVKAVEILNGLIGIDLYEKAQSFGVTVQKGDKINKGWKGHTLELLAGLTNNSSRAPNGLDFELKSVAYIEKNGILIPKETMAITMINPSELEKYEFYESACWKKLKSIVFCACRWNGKHNICSELLKVTSFDFADSRLLLDEIKADYDFIRNKLITQGFDALTGRDGKWIQARTKGPGHGSKSRAFYARKSLLKEIINFT; this is encoded by the coding sequence ATGATAACAAGAGTTAAAGCTGTAGAAATATTAAACGGTCTGATTGGAATCGATTTATATGAAAAAGCTCAATCCTTTGGTGTAACAGTTCAAAAAGGTGACAAGATAAATAAGGGATGGAAAGGGCATACGTTAGAATTATTAGCAGGATTAACAAACAATAGTTCAAGAGCGCCTAATGGATTAGATTTTGAATTAAAATCAGTTGCATATATTGAAAAAAATGGGATATTAATTCCAAAAGAAACAATGGCTATAACTATGATAAATCCAAGCGAGTTAGAAAAATATGAATTTTATGAAAGTGCTTGTTGGAAAAAATTAAAATCAATTGTCTTTTGCGCTTGTAGATGGAATGGTAAACATAATATATGTTCTGAATTATTAAAAGTTACATCATTCGATTTTGCGGATTCAAGATTATTATTAGATGAGATAAAAGCAGATTATGATTTTATAAGAAATAAATTAATTACTCAAGGGTTTGATGCATTAACTGGCAGGGATGGAAAATGGATTCAAGCTAGAACGAAAGGTCCCGGACACGGTTCTAAATCTAGAGCTTTCTATGCTCGAAAATCTTTATTAAAAGAAATTATTAATTTTACATAG
- a CDS encoding thymidine phosphorylase has protein sequence MLSPVQIIKAKRHHKELTKENINHFIDGFLKGDVTDYQMAAFLMSVHFNGMTDEETFHLTEAFINSGKTIDLSEFPLPKVDKHSIGGVGDKTSLIIAPLIATFDLLVPMIAGRGLGHTGGTLDKLEAIPGFSANISIAEFKKNLQKSKVCLIGQTSEIVPADKKIYAIRDVTATVDCIPLFVSSIVSKKIAEGADALVYDVKIGNGSNLPDDEEAMKLAKELVTVTKKFGKKAIAVLTDMNEPLGYKVGNWNEVEECIEAMSGVDIPDLNKVTAVLSGAMLYMSGIASSIDEGEKIAKDKIADINTFEKFKELISNQYGRIDYITDWKNKKRSGIKHDIKAEADGYVSELKAIDFGYASIELGAGRKKSADTIDFLAGIDLKKKVGDKVKQGEVICELYASTKEKINKALFQLAESIKVSEKKPKERVLIKDIIQ, from the coding sequence TTGCTTTCACCTGTTCAGATAATAAAAGCTAAGCGTCACCATAAAGAGTTAACGAAGGAAAACATAAATCATTTCATCGACGGATTTCTCAAAGGTGATGTTACGGATTATCAGATGGCGGCGTTTCTTATGAGCGTTCATTTCAATGGAATGACTGATGAAGAAACATTCCATCTTACTGAAGCTTTTATTAACAGCGGAAAAACAATTGACCTTTCAGAATTTCCTCTTCCAAAAGTAGATAAACATTCCATTGGCGGAGTCGGTGACAAAACTTCGCTTATTATTGCTCCGCTAATTGCGACATTTGATTTGCTTGTTCCCATGATTGCAGGCAGGGGACTTGGGCATACAGGCGGGACGCTTGATAAGCTGGAAGCGATTCCGGGTTTTTCAGCAAACATTTCTATTGCCGAGTTCAAGAAAAATTTACAGAAATCAAAAGTTTGTTTAATCGGTCAGACTTCAGAAATTGTTCCTGCCGATAAAAAGATTTATGCTATTCGTGATGTAACTGCAACGGTTGATTGTATTCCTTTATTTGTTTCAAGCATTGTGAGCAAAAAAATTGCCGAAGGCGCAGATGCTTTAGTTTATGATGTTAAAATTGGCAACGGTTCAAATCTTCCGGATGATGAAGAAGCAATGAAGCTCGCTAAGGAACTTGTAACGGTTACAAAAAAATTCGGGAAGAAAGCTATTGCGGTTTTAACCGATATGAATGAACCGCTTGGTTATAAAGTCGGTAACTGGAATGAGGTCGAAGAGTGCATTGAAGCAATGAGCGGAGTTGATATTCCTGATTTGAATAAAGTTACCGCGGTGCTTTCAGGTGCAATGCTTTATATGTCGGGAATTGCTTCATCGATAGATGAAGGAGAAAAAATTGCAAAAGATAAAATTGCAGATATTAATACTTTTGAAAAATTTAAAGAACTTATTTCAAATCAATACGGAAGAATTGATTACATTACAGATTGGAAAAACAAAAAACGTTCCGGGATTAAACACGATATTAAAGCTGAAGCTGATGGTTATGTCTCTGAATTGAAAGCAATAGATTTTGGATATGCCTCAATAGAGCTTGGCGCAGGGAGAAAAAAATCAGCCGATACAATAGATTTTCTTGCGGGTATTGATTTGAAGAAAAAGGTCGGTGATAAAGTGAAGCAAGGTGAAGTAATCTGCGAGCTTTATGCGTCAACAAAAGAAAAAATTAACAAAGCACTATTTCAGCTTGCAGAGTCAATAAAAGTTTCTGAGAAAAAGCCCAAAGAAAGAGTTTTAATAAAAGACATAATTCAATAA
- a CDS encoding site-specific DNA-methyltransferase, which produces MIFADPPYMLSNDGFTCQAGRMVSVNKGKWDKSKGFEEDLKFHEAWLSDCKRVLKPEGTIWVSGTYHSIYQCGFLLQKLGYHILNDISWFKPNAAPNLSCRFFTASHETLIWARKDIKAKHIFNYEVMKNGKFGKDFLKIQDKQMRSVWAIGTTKPEEKKFGKHNTQKPLELLTRIILASTKKDNIILDPFNGSGTTGIASKIIGERKYIGVELEKNFIDITIKRYNELSFNEESSLNFKSA; this is translated from the coding sequence ATGATATTTGCCGATCCACCTTATATGCTTTCAAATGATGGTTTTACATGTCAAGCGGGACGGATGGTTTCTGTTAATAAAGGAAAATGGGATAAGAGTAAAGGGTTTGAAGAAGATTTAAAATTTCATGAAGCTTGGTTAAGTGATTGTAAAAGAGTTTTAAAGCCCGAAGGGACAATATGGGTAAGTGGTACTTACCATAGTATATATCAATGTGGTTTTTTGTTGCAAAAATTAGGTTATCACATTTTAAATGATATAAGTTGGTTTAAACCAAATGCTGCCCCGAATTTGAGTTGTAGGTTTTTTACAGCAAGTCACGAAACTTTAATTTGGGCTCGGAAAGATATAAAAGCAAAACATATTTTTAATTATGAAGTAATGAAGAATGGTAAGTTTGGGAAAGATTTTTTAAAAATTCAGGATAAACAAATGCGATCTGTCTGGGCAATAGGTACTACAAAACCTGAAGAAAAAAAATTTGGAAAACATAATACTCAAAAACCGTTGGAATTACTAACTCGTATTATATTAGCTTCAACCAAAAAAGATAATATAATTCTTGATCCCTTTAACGGTTCAGGAACAACCGGAATTGCGAGTAAGATTATTGGAGAAAGAAAATATATTGGAGTTGAGTTAGAGAAGAATTTTATTGACATAACTATAAAAAGATATAATGAATTATCATTTAATGAAGAAAGCTCATTAAATTTTAAGTCTGCATAA
- a CDS encoding M23 family metallopeptidase: MKIFLLSVLILFLVVCDAASAFNITTDTSKTRSKKKQQTVKQKEIYPSLLALAFNINELSEDKSFIKNPAQSWTPLMTKVRNFELEKSEAISQMNLFINELKTFLANKDVVNISEEQWVFPVKGYTASSIGGRGGNGYVVSNFDFFDLNTGGHPAHDIFINDGNQDNLDDATGMPVEILSMTGGIVVETRKNWTPEMTDIKGGNIVYVYDAHSNGFFYYAHLDVVNVNVGDIVYPATVLGTMGRTGKNAYPSRSPTHLHIMYVKSYDGDLRPVNLYSHLLNAKVVE; the protein is encoded by the coding sequence ATGAAAATTTTTTTACTTAGTGTACTTATTTTATTTTTAGTTGTTTGCGATGCAGCTTCTGCTTTTAATATCACTACCGACACTTCAAAAACCCGCAGCAAAAAGAAACAACAAACGGTTAAGCAGAAAGAAATTTATCCTTCACTTCTGGCGTTGGCATTTAACATAAATGAACTTTCTGAGGATAAATCTTTTATAAAAAATCCTGCCCAAAGCTGGACGCCGTTGATGACAAAAGTCCGTAACTTTGAACTTGAAAAATCCGAAGCAATATCTCAAATGAATTTATTTATCAATGAATTAAAAACTTTTCTTGCAAATAAAGATGTCGTAAACATTTCGGAAGAGCAATGGGTATTCCCGGTAAAAGGATACACTGCATCTTCAATAGGAGGACGCGGAGGAAATGGTTATGTCGTCAGTAATTTTGATTTCTTTGACTTGAACACGGGAGGTCATCCTGCGCATGATATTTTTATAAACGATGGCAATCAGGATAATTTAGATGATGCAACCGGCATGCCTGTTGAAATTTTATCGATGACAGGCGGCATTGTAGTCGAAACCCGCAAAAACTGGACTCCCGAAATGACCGACATAAAAGGAGGCAATATAGTTTACGTCTATGATGCGCATTCAAACGGATTTTTCTATTATGCACATCTCGATGTTGTTAATGTTAATGTTGGCGACATTGTTTATCCCGCAACAGTTCTTGGAACTATGGGACGGACGGGTAAAAATGCATACCCCTCGCGTTCTCCAACCCATCTTCATATAATGTATGTAAAATCTTACGATGGTGATTTGCGTCCTGTTAATCTTTATTCACATCTTTTAAATGCTAAAGTAGTCGAGTAA
- a CDS encoding T9SS type A sorting domain-containing protein has protein sequence MKRLLILLAVLFITSTSYSQWEQATGIPGGSATCFAAIGNKIFAGTKSGGGVSYSSDNGVTWIQKGMYNLAANCMTIMGNKLFIGTDANGIYTSTNEGQTWDQSSLNNVSVFCFAISGSNIFAGTYNNGILYTSDMGISWHQTSLASGMINSLTVSGSTIFAGTPGGVKKSDNGLDWTSTSLNSFNVLCITATNSILYAGTYGDGLFYSTNNGANWSDANAPTSFIKSLTSNGPNILMGGIHPGIYVSTNYGLNWKTSIIGSSVNQVYIHNNVFFGGTNFGIFFSSNNGVNWSQTSLNNQSVYSLAQTNGLIYAGTYNRGVYTSKDNGLSWVNNTHWYYGVGDGPIKSLLTTESKIFAASNLGMYSSTNYGYTWVGSGIPFVNQIIKNGPDIYYCTELWGIRKSTDGGTQWSWTIIPLPDIIIKTICISGNKLFAGTPNGILATTNEGVNWFSSGLNDKWINYLLVFGGNIFAGTREGLYFSQDNGSTWIPRGLSNMSVLTFATYGSTIFTGTSTGVYLSKNNGESWIQKNQGIEDKTINSLLINEGYIIAGTMGSSVWRREYTDIVGIDPVSNVVPDKHSLYQNYPNPFNPTTNIKFDLKEKSNVKLAVYNSLGKEVAVLINKELTAGSYSFDWNAENFSSGIYFYRMTTDKFVETKKMLLIK, from the coding sequence ATGAAAAGGTTATTAATTCTTTTAGCAGTTCTTTTTATCACTTCAACTTCATACTCTCAATGGGAACAGGCAACGGGAATACCCGGCGGCAGCGCAACTTGTTTCGCAGCAATTGGAAATAAAATTTTTGCCGGCACAAAAAGCGGAGGAGGAGTTTCGTATTCTTCTGATAACGGAGTGACGTGGATACAGAAAGGAATGTATAACCTTGCAGCAAATTGCATGACCATAATGGGCAATAAACTATTTATCGGCACGGATGCAAACGGAATATATACCTCAACAAACGAAGGACAGACCTGGGACCAGTCATCTTTAAACAATGTAAGTGTTTTTTGCTTTGCAATTTCAGGCTCTAATATTTTTGCAGGCACCTATAACAACGGAATTCTATATACTTCTGATATGGGAATAAGCTGGCATCAAACTTCATTGGCAAGCGGCATGATTAACTCTCTTACAGTTTCAGGTTCAACTATTTTTGCAGGAACTCCCGGAGGTGTAAAAAAATCCGATAACGGCTTAGATTGGACTTCAACTTCTTTAAATTCTTTTAATGTTTTATGCATTACCGCAACAAATTCCATATTATATGCCGGAACTTATGGAGACGGTTTGTTTTATTCTACAAACAATGGAGCTAATTGGTCAGATGCGAATGCTCCAACTAGTTTCATAAAATCATTAACATCAAATGGTCCAAATATATTAATGGGAGGCATTCACCCGGGAATTTATGTATCGACAAATTATGGTCTAAACTGGAAAACTTCAATAATTGGTTCATCTGTTAACCAGGTTTATATTCATAATAATGTTTTTTTTGGCGGAACTAATTTTGGAATATTTTTTTCGTCGAACAATGGAGTTAACTGGTCGCAGACTTCATTAAATAATCAGAGCGTATATTCACTTGCTCAAACTAATGGATTGATTTATGCAGGTACATATAACCGAGGTGTATATACTTCTAAAGACAATGGGTTATCATGGGTAAACAATACACACTGGTACTATGGAGTTGGGGATGGACCGATTAAATCGTTACTTACAACAGAATCAAAAATATTTGCCGCTTCTAATTTAGGCATGTATAGTTCTACAAATTATGGTTATACCTGGGTGGGATCCGGAATTCCATTTGTAAATCAAATTATCAAAAATGGTCCCGACATATATTATTGTACTGAACTTTGGGGTATACGCAAAAGCACAGACGGAGGAACTCAATGGTCATGGACAATTATTCCACTTCCTGATATTATAATAAAAACTATTTGCATTTCGGGAAATAAATTATTTGCAGGAACACCGAACGGAATCCTTGCAACTACAAATGAGGGTGTGAACTGGTTTTCATCCGGATTAAATGATAAATGGATAAACTATTTACTTGTATTCGGCGGTAATATTTTTGCAGGGACAAGAGAAGGTTTATATTTTTCTCAAGATAATGGTTCAACATGGATTCCGAGAGGATTGAGCAATATGTCGGTGCTTACATTTGCAACCTACGGTTCTACCATTTTTACAGGAACAAGCACGGGAGTTTATTTATCAAAGAACAACGGTGAGAGCTGGATTCAAAAAAATCAGGGAATAGAAGATAAAACCATTAACAGCTTATTAATAAACGAAGGATACATAATTGCAGGAACAATGGGAAGCTCGGTCTGGCGAAGAGAATATACTGATATTGTCGGCATTGACCCGGTAAGCAATGTTGTGCCTGATAAGCATTCCTTATATCAGAATTATCCAAATCCTTTTAACCCTACAACAAACATAAAATTTGATTTAAAAGAAAAATCGAATGTTAAACTTGCTGTATATAATTCATTAGGAAAAGAAGTTGCAGTATTAATCAATAAAGAATTAACTGCCGGAAGCTATAGCTTCGACTGGAACGCTGAAAACTTTTCATCGGGAATTTATTTCTACAGAATGACGACGGATAAGTTCGTTGAAACGAAAAAGATGTTGTTGATTAAATAA